A stretch of Pseudomonas taetrolens DNA encodes these proteins:
- a CDS encoding RNA polymerase sigma factor, whose product MTPPEPEDNTGREMRHGRAHFLQVFLSQRPQMEALVSRRVGCRATAADLVQDLFLRFWRRPLVQVEELGTYLLRCAGNIAIDHLRSEGSRGRVNQYWQPEPDALGSEPQAALEAGNDLRQVEAALRRLPERTRHIFLLNRIHGRTYADIANVMGVSQSAVEKHMMRALEACKASLREPPSGAAP is encoded by the coding sequence ATGACCCCACCAGAACCCGAGGACAACACTGGCCGTGAAATGCGCCATGGACGTGCGCATTTCCTGCAGGTGTTTTTATCCCAGCGTCCACAAATGGAAGCGCTGGTGAGTCGCCGCGTGGGATGCCGGGCAACAGCTGCTGACCTGGTGCAGGATCTGTTTCTGCGTTTTTGGCGACGTCCTCTGGTGCAGGTTGAAGAGTTGGGCACGTATTTGCTGCGCTGTGCGGGGAATATCGCGATCGACCATTTGCGCAGCGAAGGCTCACGCGGGCGGGTCAACCAGTACTGGCAACCTGAGCCGGATGCCCTGGGCAGTGAGCCCCAGGCGGCACTGGAGGCTGGTAATGATTTGCGTCAGGTCGAGGCCGCCTTGCGTCGTTTGCCCGAACGCACACGGCATATTTTTTTGCTTAACCGGATTCACGGGCGTACTTATGCCGATATCGCCAACGTCATGGGCGTGTCCCAAAGTGCGGTTGAAAAACATATGATGCGTGCCCTCGAGGCCTGCAAGGCCAGTCTGCGTGAACCGCCATCAGGGGCTGCGCCGTGA